A window of the Euzebya pacifica genome harbors these coding sequences:
- a CDS encoding NAD(P)/FAD-dependent oxidoreductase — MAGPQVVVVGGGPAAAALVHGLHRGGHEGSVVVLAGEGCTPYDRTAVSKGLLTGEVPTAPELFPEVLTADVVRHADVVEIDRAAREVVTGDDDRIGFDRLVLATGAAPRVPPVPGLDGPHASTLRDAAEAAVLAERLRPGARLVVVGAGLIGLEVAAAARTRGASVTVLEAAPTALSRVLPTVVSEVVLSRHAAEGIDVRLGTPPSAVVSSSSSSGQAVVVLADGTELPADHVLVATGVAPRTDLAAAAGLAVDDGVLVDERLVTSDPAIMAIGDVARVRAADGTTARHEAYTPAMAMGQHAARTILGEPTRFVDVPWSWSDQLDLSIQVAGWPDRADRWVLRGSAEDLDAGLFAFGVRDGRLVAATGVSRGRQVGRIVRGAQALVAAGLDVDDAALADPSTDLRRLARTG; from the coding sequence ATGGCCGGTCCACAGGTGGTCGTGGTCGGCGGTGGGCCCGCCGCTGCCGCGTTGGTCCACGGGCTGCACCGTGGCGGCCACGAGGGATCCGTCGTGGTGCTGGCCGGTGAGGGGTGCACGCCGTACGACCGGACGGCGGTGTCCAAGGGCCTGCTGACCGGTGAGGTGCCTACCGCGCCCGAGCTGTTCCCCGAGGTGCTGACCGCCGACGTCGTGCGCCATGCCGACGTCGTCGAGATCGACCGGGCCGCTCGCGAGGTCGTGACGGGCGACGACGACCGCATCGGCTTCGACCGGCTCGTGCTGGCCACCGGTGCGGCGCCCCGGGTGCCCCCGGTCCCGGGGCTGGACGGCCCCCACGCCAGCACCCTTCGCGACGCCGCCGAGGCAGCTGTCCTGGCCGAGCGGTTGCGGCCCGGCGCCCGGCTGGTCGTCGTCGGCGCGGGCCTGATCGGGCTCGAGGTTGCGGCGGCGGCGCGCACCCGGGGCGCCTCGGTCACGGTGCTGGAGGCGGCCCCGACCGCCCTGAGTCGGGTGCTGCCGACCGTGGTGTCGGAGGTGGTGCTGAGCCGGCACGCCGCTGAGGGCATCGACGTGCGGCTGGGCACTCCTCCCTCCGCGGTGGTGTCCTCCTCCTCTTCTTCCGGGCAGGCCGTGGTCGTCCTGGCAGACGGGACCGAGCTGCCGGCCGACCACGTGCTGGTCGCCACCGGCGTCGCCCCACGCACCGACCTGGCGGCCGCCGCGGGCCTGGCCGTCGACGACGGCGTCCTGGTCGACGAGCGGCTCGTGACCAGCGACCCGGCGATCATGGCCATCGGCGACGTCGCCCGTGTCCGTGCCGCCGACGGGACCACCGCGCGCCACGAGGCCTACACGCCGGCGATGGCCATGGGCCAGCACGCCGCCCGCACGATCCTCGGCGAGCCGACCCGGTTCGTCGACGTGCCGTGGTCGTGGTCGGACCAGCTGGACCTGAGCATCCAGGTCGCGGGCTGGCCCGACCGGGCCGACCGCTGGGTGCTGCGTGGGTCCGCCGAGGACCTGGATGCTGGCCTGTTCGCCTTCGGTGTGCGCGACGGGCGGCTGGTCGCCGCGACCGGTGTGTCGCGTGGCCGACAGGTCGGCCGGATCGTCCGCGGCGCGCAGGCGTTGGTTGCCGCTGGCCTCGACGTCGACGATGCTGCCCTCGCAGACCCCTCCACCGACCTGCGCCGTTTGGCTCGCACCGGCTGA
- a CDS encoding biotin transporter BioY — MSTVHLPILPAARPALLATVPRQVVAVAVGSAALAISAQLQVPMWPVPITAQTLVVLLLGFVLGPKLAMATVLTYLGEGALGLPVFAGLTGGAATLVGPTGGYLWGFVLAAGLTGALAQRGWHRSAPLVAAAMVLGNLVIYAIGASYLTTWLHFMAADTLAWGNAVKAAWTGGVYPFLIGDAVKIALAMVALPALSRRTD; from the coding sequence ATGTCGACTGTCCACCTCCCGATCCTGCCCGCCGCCCGTCCGGCGCTGCTGGCCACCGTCCCCCGCCAGGTCGTGGCTGTCGCGGTCGGCAGCGCTGCGCTGGCGATCTCGGCCCAGCTGCAGGTGCCGATGTGGCCCGTGCCCATCACCGCGCAGACCCTCGTCGTGCTGCTGCTGGGCTTCGTGCTCGGCCCGAAGCTGGCGATGGCGACCGTGCTCACCTACCTGGGTGAGGGTGCGCTGGGCCTGCCCGTCTTCGCCGGCCTGACCGGCGGCGCCGCCACGCTGGTCGGCCCGACCGGTGGCTACCTGTGGGGCTTCGTCCTGGCCGCCGGCCTGACCGGTGCGCTCGCCCAGCGCGGCTGGCACCGTTCCGCACCGCTGGTCGCGGCCGCGATGGTGCTCGGCAACCTGGTCATCTACGCGATCGGCGCCAGCTACCTGACGACCTGGCTGCACTTCATGGCGGCCGACACCCTCGCCTGGGGCAACGCGGTCAAGGCCGCCTGGACCGGCGGCGTGTACCCGTTCCTCATCGGCGACGCCGTCAAGATCGCCCTCGCGATGGTCGCCCTCCCGGCCCTCTCCCGCCGCACCGACTGA
- a CDS encoding SDR family oxidoreductase, with product MGASGPAELFDVAGRHVLVTGGSRGIGEMITRGFHAAGATVYVSARTASACEALVEELGERAVALPADVSSVEGVAALVEGLSAHTDRLDVLVNNAGATWGADIEDYPDEAWDKVLALNLKAPFNLTVACLDLLRAAATADHPSRVINIGSVDGMRTPIWESYAYSASKAGVHQLTRVVGARLAREHITVNAIAPGIFPSKMTAFALETDEEGIEESVPLGRVGRPDDAAGAAIFLSSRAASWVTGAVLPVDGGMVTLQ from the coding sequence GTGGGTGCCTCCGGACCGGCCGAGCTGTTCGACGTCGCCGGCCGGCACGTGCTCGTGACCGGCGGGTCCCGTGGAATCGGTGAGATGATCACCCGTGGGTTCCACGCGGCAGGGGCCACCGTCTACGTGTCGGCGCGAACGGCGTCGGCCTGCGAGGCGCTGGTCGAGGAGCTGGGGGAGCGGGCCGTGGCCCTGCCGGCGGACGTGTCGAGCGTCGAGGGTGTCGCGGCGCTCGTCGAGGGGCTGTCGGCGCACACGGACCGGCTCGATGTGCTGGTCAACAACGCCGGCGCGACGTGGGGTGCCGACATCGAGGACTACCCCGACGAGGCGTGGGACAAGGTGCTGGCCCTCAACCTGAAGGCGCCGTTCAACCTGACCGTGGCGTGCCTGGACCTGCTGCGCGCTGCGGCCACCGCCGACCACCCCTCCAGGGTGATCAACATCGGGTCGGTCGACGGCATGCGCACCCCGATCTGGGAGTCCTACGCCTACTCCGCCTCCAAGGCCGGCGTGCACCAGCTGACCCGCGTGGTCGGCGCCCGCCTCGCCCGCGAGCACATCACGGTCAACGCAATCGCCCCCGGCATCTTCCCGTCGAAGATGACCGCTTTCGCGCTGGAGACCGACGAGGAGGGGATCGAGGAGTCCGTGCCGCTCGGCCGCGTCGGCCGCCCCGACGACGCCGCCGGTGCCGCCATCTTCCTCTCCTCCCGCGCCGCCTCCTGGGTCACCGGCGCCGTGCTCCCCGTCGACGGCGGCATGGTCACCCTCCAGTAG
- a CDS encoding Coenzyme F420 hydrogenase/dehydrogenase, beta subunit C-terminal domain, whose protein sequence is MGDVHWRELYREVVEPGLCTGCAACVMVCPRDVLGYTEDYWPVQIGEGMEKDQCVIGDRGCDICTRACPRFRNWETDIDEVLFGQPREPDQVYGHVRSILLTRATEKTVHEQGQDGGLVSTLLIWGLENEMIDGALTSAITETRGPFDSEPALVTDREGVLATAGSRYTYSANPLAMKQADEQKLKQIALVGMSCQASINGTVETYGVNKYKRKIALTIGLLCSKTFTYEGQKLVLANHDIDINDVVKVNIKGRYMVWLRDGSYHELPLKEFHPYTREGCKKCPDFAAEHADISTGGIGADDNWTLTLIRTARGEEWMKGVIDAGLIEARPGEEDPVAMNLLTKLSTVSRKRWPTDDLVGDARRPGLLPIIST, encoded by the coding sequence ATGGGTGACGTGCACTGGCGAGAGCTGTACCGCGAGGTCGTGGAGCCCGGGTTGTGCACCGGTTGCGCCGCCTGCGTCATGGTCTGCCCCCGGGACGTCCTCGGCTACACCGAGGACTACTGGCCGGTGCAGATCGGCGAGGGGATGGAGAAGGACCAGTGCGTCATCGGTGACCGCGGCTGCGACATCTGCACCCGCGCGTGTCCCCGGTTCCGCAACTGGGAGACCGACATCGACGAGGTGTTGTTCGGCCAGCCCCGCGAACCCGACCAGGTCTACGGCCACGTCCGCTCGATCCTGCTGACCCGTGCCACGGAGAAGACCGTGCACGAGCAGGGCCAGGACGGCGGGCTCGTGTCCACCCTCCTCATCTGGGGGCTGGAGAACGAGATGATCGACGGCGCGCTGACGTCGGCGATCACGGAGACGCGCGGACCGTTCGACTCCGAACCCGCCCTCGTCACCGACCGCGAGGGCGTGCTGGCCACAGCTGGGTCGCGCTACACCTACTCCGCCAACCCGCTGGCGATGAAGCAGGCCGACGAGCAGAAGCTCAAGCAGATCGCGCTGGTCGGCATGTCCTGCCAGGCGTCGATCAACGGCACGGTCGAGACGTACGGGGTGAACAAGTACAAGCGCAAGATCGCCCTGACGATCGGCCTGCTGTGCTCCAAGACCTTCACCTACGAGGGGCAGAAGCTGGTCCTGGCCAACCACGACATCGACATCAACGACGTCGTGAAGGTCAACATCAAGGGCCGCTACATGGTGTGGCTGCGGGACGGCTCGTACCACGAGCTGCCGCTCAAGGAGTTCCACCCCTACACCCGCGAGGGCTGCAAGAAGTGCCCGGACTTCGCGGCCGAGCACGCCGACATCTCCACCGGCGGGATCGGCGCGGACGACAACTGGACGCTGACCCTCATCCGCACCGCCCGCGGGGAGGAGTGGATGAAGGGCGTCATCGACGCCGGCCTGATCGAGGCGCGTCCCGGTGAGGAGGACCCGGTGGCGATGAACCTGCTGACCAAGCTGTCGACGGTGTCCCGCAAGCGCTGGCCCACCGACGACCTGGTCGGCGACGCCCGTCGTCCCGGCCTGCTGCCCATCATCTCGACGTGA
- a CDS encoding SDR family oxidoreductase — protein MSSAYFQGPWVPAADRALVTGGSSGIGRDIALMLAGAGVEVFVVGRRMERLEAVAAESDGSITPLAADIRDADAVDAAFTAAEAEGGPVPLLVNAASGAFLAAAEDISPGGFAAVVGSSLNGPFQVLRRWAQPLLGAGTPGAAMMVSSALAEREVPGAAHSSAAKAGLEALIRSLAVEWGPRGLRINSLAPGAFSTEGADAGMWSFGPVHDAALDNIPLGRFGASDELLGPAAFLLSRAAGYVTGATVVVDGGWHLSPHPFGSVFPPRG, from the coding sequence ATGTCGTCCGCCTACTTCCAGGGCCCCTGGGTGCCCGCCGCCGATCGGGCGCTCGTCACCGGTGGCAGCTCCGGGATCGGGCGTGACATCGCGCTGATGCTGGCCGGCGCCGGGGTCGAGGTGTTCGTCGTCGGCCGTCGGATGGAACGGCTCGAGGCCGTGGCTGCCGAGTCCGACGGGTCGATCACCCCGCTCGCCGCCGACATCCGTGACGCCGACGCCGTCGACGCGGCCTTCACCGCCGCCGAGGCCGAGGGCGGACCGGTCCCGCTGCTGGTCAACGCCGCCAGCGGCGCCTTCCTCGCGGCGGCCGAGGACATCAGCCCGGGCGGGTTCGCCGCGGTCGTCGGCTCCAGCCTGAACGGCCCCTTCCAGGTGCTCCGCCGCTGGGCGCAGCCGTTGCTCGGGGCCGGCACCCCCGGCGCAGCCATGATGGTCTCCAGCGCCCTGGCCGAACGCGAGGTTCCAGGCGCCGCCCACTCCAGCGCCGCCAAGGCCGGCCTGGAGGCACTCATCCGCTCCCTCGCCGTGGAGTGGGGACCCAGGGGCCTGCGCATCAACTCCCTCGCCCCCGGCGCCTTCTCCACCGAGGGAGCCGACGCCGGCATGTGGAGCTTCGGACCGGTCCACGATGCGGCCCTGGACAACATCCCGCTCGGCCGGTTCGGCGCGTCCGACGAGCTGCTCGGCCCGGCGGCGTTCCTGCTCAGCCGAGCAGCCGGATACGTGACCGGTGCAACCGTCGTGGTAGACGGAGGCTGGCATCTTTCTCCCCACCCCTTCGGGTCGGTGTTCCCGCCCCGTGGCTGA
- a CDS encoding class I adenylate-forming enzyme family protein produces MEYREVCTGGDLIIRGATLDPDRTAIVFPDDRRTYQQLLDGSVAAARSLHGLGVRAGDRVGVLMPNSLDYLEVWFGTLLLGAVLVPINSRFRSRELRHVVPDADIAVLAVADEEGVIAFTERVTHAFPALAEQTGAADGAPLSLTEAPALRHVVDLSSTGATGFLPAKRFEAAGADVTEAVVEHEAARVALRDPATIFYTSGTTSLPKGCVLSHEAMVRQGQETAVRMDVRRGDVMFSPLPMFHSACSQPLFAMLWSVGTYCNMQAFDAAVGLRMIAEEQATVLYTAFPPITDGLVDHPDFDPEPFRRVRSVFTVAPPTQLRELEGKLPGTKVVTAFGMTEVAGSIAMADPHDPFELRMRPGRPLRGAEVEVRTIGDNQPAPAGVEGEIVCRGTTLFSHYHGLEEKTAEVMDDEGWFHTGDLGVITVDGLLEFRGRLKDMLKIGGENVAAIEIESHLIAHPDVQMAAVVGLPDDRLGEVAVAYLEIRPGSGLTEQDIIDWCRDEIASFKIPRHVAFIEEWPMSATKIRKVDLRDRAVEDFAGRAPLT; encoded by the coding sequence GTGGAGTACCGCGAGGTGTGCACCGGTGGCGACCTGATCATCAGGGGCGCCACCCTCGACCCCGACCGCACGGCGATCGTCTTCCCCGACGACCGCCGGACCTACCAGCAGCTGCTGGACGGATCGGTGGCGGCCGCGCGGTCGCTCCACGGACTCGGCGTCCGGGCGGGCGACCGGGTCGGCGTGCTGATGCCCAACTCCCTGGACTACCTCGAGGTCTGGTTCGGCACCCTCCTCCTCGGCGCCGTCCTGGTGCCGATCAACAGCCGGTTCCGGTCACGTGAGCTGCGCCACGTCGTACCCGACGCCGACATCGCGGTGCTGGCCGTGGCCGACGAGGAGGGCGTGATCGCGTTCACCGAACGGGTCACCCACGCCTTCCCCGCGCTCGCCGAGCAGACCGGCGCCGCCGACGGGGCACCGTTGTCCCTGACCGAGGCCCCCGCGCTGCGCCACGTGGTGGACCTCTCCTCCACCGGGGCGACGGGATTCCTGCCGGCCAAGCGTTTCGAGGCGGCCGGCGCTGACGTCACCGAGGCCGTGGTCGAGCACGAGGCCGCCCGCGTGGCCCTGCGCGACCCGGCGACGATCTTCTACACCTCCGGCACGACGTCGCTGCCCAAGGGCTGTGTGCTCAGCCACGAGGCGATGGTTCGCCAGGGACAGGAGACCGCCGTACGCATGGACGTGCGCCGCGGCGACGTCATGTTCAGCCCGCTGCCGATGTTCCACAGCGCCTGCTCGCAACCGCTGTTCGCCATGCTCTGGTCGGTCGGGACCTACTGCAACATGCAGGCCTTCGACGCCGCGGTGGGCCTGCGGATGATCGCCGAGGAGCAGGCGACCGTCCTGTACACCGCGTTCCCGCCGATCACCGACGGGCTGGTCGACCACCCCGACTTCGACCCCGAGCCCTTCCGCCGGGTCCGCAGCGTCTTCACCGTCGCACCGCCCACGCAGCTCCGCGAGCTGGAGGGCAAGCTGCCCGGGACGAAGGTCGTCACCGCCTTCGGCATGACCGAGGTCGCCGGATCCATCGCCATGGCCGACCCGCACGACCCCTTCGAGCTGCGCATGCGACCCGGCAGGCCGTTGCGCGGTGCCGAGGTCGAGGTCCGGACCATCGGCGACAACCAGCCGGCCCCGGCGGGGGTGGAGGGCGAGATCGTCTGCCGTGGCACCACGTTGTTCTCCCACTACCACGGGCTGGAGGAGAAGACGGCGGAGGTGATGGACGACGAGGGCTGGTTCCACACCGGCGACCTGGGCGTCATCACCGTCGACGGCCTGCTGGAGTTCCGCGGTCGGCTGAAGGACATGCTCAAGATCGGCGGCGAGAACGTCGCCGCGATCGAGATCGAGTCCCACCTGATCGCCCACCCCGACGTGCAGATGGCTGCCGTCGTCGGCCTGCCCGACGACCGGCTCGGGGAGGTCGCCGTGGCCTACCTCGAGATCCGTCCCGGCTCCGGGCTGACCGAGCAGGACATCATCGACTGGTGCCGCGACGAGATCGCCAGCTTCAAGATCCCCCGCCACGTCGCCTTCATCGAGGAGTGGCCGATGTCGGCCACCAAGATCCGCAAGGTCGACCTGCGGGATCGGGCCGTCGAGGACTTCGCCGGTCGCGCACCCCTCACCTGA
- a CDS encoding thiolase family protein yields MREAVIVDVLRTPIGKGKPGGALSGWHPVDLLAEVLSGLVERTGIDPGIVDDVITGCVSQSGEQSFNVGRNAVLGAGFPEHVPATSIDRQCGSSQQALHFAAQGVQSGAYDVAIACGVEVMSRVPMFSSAQGKDSFGTKVADRYAERGGLVNQGISAEMIAAKWGLTRADLDNLATESHRRANEATKDGRFENELLQVAVNRGEGPTGEKMTADEGIRPSTSPESLASLKPAFHSDELAETYPDLNWVVHAGGASQISDGAAAVLVMSREKADELGLTPRAVIREVAVVGDDPVLMLTGVIPATKKVLERAGMTIDDIDAFEVNEAFAPVVLAWQAETGADMAKVNINGGAMANGHPLGASGAKLMTTLINVLEQTGGRFGLQTMCEGGGMANATIIERLG; encoded by the coding sequence ATGCGTGAAGCCGTGATCGTCGACGTCCTCAGGACCCCCATCGGGAAGGGCAAGCCCGGCGGCGCCCTGTCCGGCTGGCACCCCGTCGACCTGCTTGCCGAGGTCCTGTCCGGGCTTGTCGAGCGCACCGGCATCGACCCGGGCATCGTCGACGACGTCATCACCGGCTGCGTCTCCCAGTCCGGCGAGCAGTCCTTCAACGTCGGCCGCAACGCCGTCCTGGGTGCTGGGTTCCCCGAACACGTCCCTGCCACCTCGATCGACCGCCAGTGCGGGTCGTCCCAGCAGGCGCTGCACTTCGCCGCCCAGGGTGTGCAGTCCGGCGCCTACGACGTGGCCATCGCCTGTGGCGTGGAGGTCATGTCGCGTGTGCCGATGTTCTCCTCCGCCCAGGGCAAGGACTCCTTCGGCACCAAGGTCGCCGACCGCTACGCCGAGCGCGGCGGGCTGGTCAACCAGGGCATCAGCGCCGAGATGATCGCCGCCAAGTGGGGCCTGACCCGCGCCGACCTGGACAACTTGGCCACCGAGTCCCACCGCCGCGCCAACGAGGCAACCAAGGACGGCCGCTTCGAGAACGAGCTGCTGCAGGTCGCCGTCAACCGTGGCGAGGGTCCGACCGGCGAGAAGATGACCGCCGACGAGGGCATCCGTCCCAGCACCAGCCCCGAGTCGCTGGCCAGCCTCAAGCCCGCCTTCCACAGCGACGAGCTGGCCGAGACCTATCCCGACCTGAACTGGGTCGTGCACGCCGGTGGGGCCTCCCAGATCTCCGACGGCGCCGCCGCCGTGCTGGTCATGTCCCGCGAGAAGGCCGACGAGCTGGGCCTGACCCCTCGCGCCGTCATCCGCGAGGTCGCCGTCGTCGGCGATGACCCCGTGCTGATGCTCACCGGCGTCATCCCCGCCACCAAGAAGGTCCTCGAGCGGGCCGGCATGACCATCGACGACATCGACGCCTTCGAGGTCAACGAGGCCTTCGCCCCGGTCGTGCTGGCCTGGCAGGCCGAGACCGGCGCGGACATGGCCAAGGTGAACATCAACGGCGGGGCCATGGCCAACGGCCACCCGCTGGGTGCGTCCGGCGCCAAGCTGATGACCACCCTGATCAACGTGCTCGAGCAGACCGGCGGCCGCTTCGGCCTGCAGACGATGTGCGAGGGCGGCGGCATGGCCAACGCCACGATCATCGAGCGCCTGGGCTAG
- a CDS encoding FAD-dependent oxidoreductase, which yields MTDLFDPITVGTISLDHRMVMPPHSGGRGALLGRDVQFERFCAYWVQRVEAGVQWVGGAPTFVRNPLVPGFEPTGVGAMADGTFRQSGYVERLAEYSRRLHTAGGWSTVQMVLQGGLPTAPSATLSGHRDHQVPHALDLDEMSWLVREYGESAALAADGDADVIELHANHDDVLQWFLSPRTNRRTDAYGGSPENRRRLLREVVEAIRARIARPITVGLRLCVDEMIEGGYGLEECQQLLAAFTAEGTVDYFSLDVGNNWGAPSYVAPNTYGPAQWAALCAEAGTATDLPILYAGRVGDVATARQVIADGHADLVGVVRALIAEPRLLELAKQGEEGNARPCIGVQDCLSRRVVEHLPFACAVNPHVGREHEGPLPRVEQARSILVIGGGPAGTEVAALAAERGHRVQLWERDDHLGGQLAVAARARMNAPYADWIGWQARRLDALGVEVRFGVDADETAVLEEGTDVVVVATGASPRLPDADGLDQPHVLTAVDVLQGAGVGHRVVVIAEDDRPVPLAVADHLAGAGHAVTVVHGSPDPSPLTNKYTIGGILARLDAEGGRLVPHARLVAVDGPTVHLANVYSGRPFQLDDVNTVVLACGAVPRAGLHTALRGRVSSLHLLGDAFAPRRLVAATRQAFALVAGLD from the coding sequence ATGACCGACCTGTTCGACCCCATCACCGTCGGGACGATCTCGCTGGACCACCGCATGGTCATGCCGCCCCATTCCGGCGGGCGCGGGGCGCTGCTCGGCCGCGACGTGCAGTTCGAACGCTTCTGCGCCTACTGGGTGCAGCGGGTCGAGGCGGGCGTGCAGTGGGTGGGCGGCGCGCCGACGTTCGTGCGCAACCCCCTCGTGCCCGGGTTCGAGCCGACCGGCGTGGGTGCGATGGCTGACGGCACCTTCCGCCAGTCCGGCTACGTCGAGCGGCTGGCCGAGTACTCGCGCAGGTTGCACACGGCAGGCGGCTGGTCCACGGTCCAGATGGTCCTGCAGGGCGGCCTCCCCACCGCACCGTCGGCCACCCTCAGCGGCCACCGCGACCACCAGGTGCCGCATGCCCTCGACCTCGACGAAATGTCCTGGCTGGTGAGGGAGTACGGCGAATCCGCGGCCCTGGCCGCCGACGGCGATGCCGATGTGATCGAGCTGCACGCCAACCACGACGACGTGCTGCAGTGGTTCCTCTCGCCCCGGACGAATCGTCGCACCGATGCCTACGGCGGATCGCCGGAGAACCGGCGCCGGCTGCTCCGCGAGGTGGTCGAGGCCATTCGCGCCCGCATCGCCCGGCCCATCACCGTCGGTCTGCGCCTGTGCGTCGACGAGATGATCGAGGGCGGCTACGGGCTGGAGGAGTGCCAGCAGCTGCTCGCGGCCTTCACCGCCGAGGGCACGGTGGACTACTTCAGCCTCGACGTCGGCAACAACTGGGGTGCCCCCAGCTACGTCGCGCCCAACACCTACGGCCCGGCGCAGTGGGCGGCCCTGTGCGCCGAGGCCGGGACGGCCACGGACCTGCCGATCCTCTACGCCGGCCGCGTCGGGGACGTCGCCACCGCCCGACAGGTCATCGCCGACGGCCACGCCGACCTGGTCGGGGTGGTCCGTGCCCTCATCGCCGAACCGCGCCTGCTGGAGCTCGCCAAGCAGGGGGAGGAGGGGAACGCCCGTCCGTGCATCGGCGTCCAGGACTGCCTCAGTCGCAGGGTCGTGGAGCACCTGCCGTTCGCGTGCGCGGTCAACCCCCACGTCGGCCGCGAGCACGAGGGTCCGCTGCCGCGCGTGGAGCAGGCCCGGTCGATCCTCGTCATCGGCGGAGGGCCGGCGGGAACGGAGGTGGCGGCCCTCGCCGCCGAACGCGGGCACCGAGTCCAGCTGTGGGAGCGCGACGACCACCTGGGCGGGCAGCTTGCCGTGGCCGCCCGGGCGCGGATGAACGCGCCGTACGCCGACTGGATCGGCTGGCAGGCGCGGCGTCTGGACGCGCTCGGCGTGGAGGTCCGGTTCGGCGTCGATGCCGACGAGACGGCCGTCCTCGAGGAGGGCACCGACGTCGTGGTCGTGGCCACCGGCGCCTCGCCCCGCCTGCCCGATGCCGACGGGCTGGACCAACCACACGTGCTGACCGCCGTCGACGTCCTGCAGGGCGCAGGGGTGGGCCATCGCGTCGTGGTGATCGCCGAGGACGACCGGCCCGTGCCCCTGGCCGTGGCCGACCACCTGGCCGGCGCCGGGCACGCGGTCACCGTGGTCCACGGCTCCCCCGACCCGTCACCGCTGACCAACAAGTACACGATCGGCGGGATCCTGGCCCGGCTGGACGCCGAGGGTGGCCGGCTGGTGCCCCACGCCCGGTTGGTCGCCGTCGATGGCCCCACGGTCCACCTCGCCAACGTGTACTCCGGACGGCCGTTCCAGCTCGACGACGTCAACACGGTCGTCCTCGCGTGCGGCGCCGTGCCACGGGCTGGTCTCCACACGGCACTTCGTGGGAGGGTGTCGTCGTTGCACCTCCTCGGCGATGCGTTCGCGCCCCGCCGGCTGGTCGCGGCCACCCGTCAGGCCTTCGCCCTCGTGGCCGGGCTCGACTGA